One segment of Trachemys scripta elegans isolate TJP31775 chromosome 1, CAS_Tse_1.0, whole genome shotgun sequence DNA contains the following:
- the DYRK4 gene encoding dual specificity tyrosine-phosphorylation-regulated kinase 4 gives MESDPVGILRDCLLDRAPQKFNSSVSSLPHLEGQTKHNFIVNAARPHPQDSSLPHIAKNLQNVHLLLQENRSRGQTHFSRFNLAENLPEGATRVQPNRPEIEGTNTSLKLPLTAPEALKYFRNQLTVYEQEEILNYAELWFLGLEAKKIEGLPETQNNNCYDDEHGTYIKVLHDHIAYRYEVLEVIGKGSFGQVAKCLDHKTNELVAVKIIRNKKRFHNQALVEVKILDALRKRDKDNTHNVVHMKECFYFRNHFCISFELLGINLYQLIKKNKFQGFSLSLIRRFTQCVLRCLQMLYREKIIHCDLKPENILLYHKGQNSVKVIDFGSSCYEHQRVYTYVQSRFYRSPEVILGHPYATPIDMWSLGCIMAELYTGYPLFPGENEVEQLACIMEILGLPPADFIQTASRRRTFFDSRGFPRTITNSRGKKRHPDSKDLSMVLKTHDASFLDFLRGCLMQTQRHIFDQCSTCCSFSKWTEKASDAPRMPKAISSGGLHESLVRYRESCN, from the exons ATGGAGTCCGATCCTGTAGGCATTCTCAGAGACTGCCTACTGGATCGGGCCCCTCAG AAATTCAATAGCAGTGTTAGTTCACTCCCTCATCTGGAAGGCCAAACGAAGCACAATTTCATTGTAAATGCCGCCAGACCTCATCCACAAGACAGCAGCCTTCCTCACATAGCAAAGAACCTGCAGAATGTGCACCTATTGCTTCAG GAAAACAGATCTCGAGGCCAGACACATTTTTCCCGATTTAACCTTGCAGAAAACCTGCCTGAAGGTGCTACCAGAGTCCAGCCCAATAGGCCGGAAATAGAAGGAACCAACACCAGTCTCAAGTTGCCTCTGACAGCTCCAG aAGCcttgaaatattttagaaaccaGTTAACAGTTTATGAGCAAGAAGAAATTCTCAACTATGCAGAGCTGTGGTTTCTTGGGCTGGAAGCTAAAAAGATTGAAGGGTTACCTGAAACACAGAATAATAATTGTTATGATGACGAACATGGCACTTACATAAAG GTCCTACATGACCATATCGCATACCGCTATGAAGTGCTAGAGGTCATTGGGAAAGGGTCGTTTGGACAAGTAGCAAAATGTTTGGATCATAAAACCAATGAACTAGTGGCAGTGAAAATAATAAGGAACAAGAAAAG ATTTCACAATCAGGCTTTGGTAGAAGTGAAGATTCTCGATGCTCTTCGGAAGAGGGACAAAGACAATACTCACAATGTTGTCCATATGAAGGAATGCTTTTACTTTCGCAATCACTTCTGCATTTCTTTTGAACTGCTAGG AATAAATTTGTATCAGCTGATCAAAAAGAACAAGTTCCAAGGTTTTAGTTTGTCTTTGATTCGACGATTCACTCAGTGTGTGCTGAGATGTTTACAAATGCTCTACCGGGAAAAAATTATCCACTGTGACTTGAAACCT gAGAACATATTGCTATACCACAAAGGTCAAAATTCAGTCAAAGTTATTGACTTTGGATCAAGCTGCTATGAACACCAAAGAG TGTATACGTATGTTCAGAGCCGATTTTATCGCTCCCCCGAAGTGATTCTTGGTCACCCGTATGCTACTCCTATTGATATGTGGAGCCTGGGATGCATCATGGCTGAACTTTACACAGGCTATCCCCTTTTTCCCGGAGAGAATGAAGTAGAGCAACTTGCCTGCATCATGGAG ATATTGGGTCTTCCGCCAGCTGATTTTATTCAGACTGCATCAAGAAGACGAACATTCTTTG attccAGAGGTTTTCCTAGAACTATAACaaacagcagggggaaaaaaagacacccAGACTCCAAAGATCTAAGTATGGTATTAAAAACCCATGATGCTTCTTTCCTGGATTTTCTGAGAGGCTGCCTAAT GCAAACGCAAAGGCATATCTTTGACCAGTGCTCCACTTGCTGCTCTTTTTCCAAATGGACTGAGAAGGCTAGTGATGCACCGCGCATGCCTAAAGCTATTTCATCTGGAGGTCTCCATGAAAGCCTTGTCAGATACAGAGAAAGTTGTAACTAA